From the genome of Eptesicus fuscus isolate TK198812 chromosome 24, DD_ASM_mEF_20220401, whole genome shotgun sequence, one region includes:
- the GPR37L1 gene encoding G-protein coupled receptor 37-like 1, producing the protein MRWLWPLAVSLAAVSAAGLSGVPGDAPLHPGRLPAGALDPRSRPRRGTEDEEARGVQKYVPEAWAEFPRPLRPPAGPQPTEPWAATSPRPDDTGDAPGSGPAPGGPPTGVPGQRLQMQNPLYPVTQRSYGAYAVLLLALVVFAVGIVGNLAVMCVVGHSYQLKSAWNAILASLALWDFLVLFFCLPIVIFNELAKQRLLGDASCRAVPFLEVSSLGVTTFSLCALGIDRFHVATSTLPKARPAERCRSILAKLAVIWVGSMTLAVPELLLWQLAREPAPGGAEDACVMRPSAGLPESLYSLVMTYQHARMWWCFGCYFCLPVLFTVTCQLVTWRVRGPPGGRRPAACPAAAKHGQGESQPNATVVGLAAVYALCTLPENACNLVRAYLAAELSPQTLGLLGLVTQFSAFFKGALTPVLLLCVSRPLGRAFLDCCCCCCEACGGPADARAAPGADGKLKTEMSSSIYFHKPRESPARLPLGTPC; encoded by the exons ATGCGCTGGCTGTGGCCGCTGGCCGTCTCCCTCGCGGCGGTGTCGGCTGCGGGGCTGAGCGGCGTCCCTGGGGACGCCCCCCTGCACCCCGGGAGGCTCCCGGCCGGGGCCCTGGACCCCAGGAGCCGGCCCCGGAGAGGCACGGAGGACGAGGAGGCCCGGGGCGTGCAGAAGTACGTGCCCGAGGCCTGGGCCGAGTTCCCccggcccctccgcccccccgctGGCCCGCAGCCCACCGAGCCCTGGGCGGCCACCAGCCCCCGCCCGGACGACACCGGGGACGCCCCAGGCAGCGGGCCAGCGCCGGGGGGCCCTCCGACGGGGGTGCCCGGGCAGCGGCTGCAGATGCAGAACCCCCTGTACCCGGTGACCCAGCGCTCCTACGGCGCCTACGCCGTCCTGCTGCTGGCCCTGGTGGTGTTCGCCGTGGGCATCGTGGGCAACCTGGCGGTGATGTGCGTGGTGGGGCACAGCTACCAGCTGAAGAGCGCCTGGAATGCCATCCTGGCCAGCCTCGCCCTCTGGGACTTCCTGGTCCTCTTCTTCTGCCTGCCCATCGTCATCTTCAACGAGCTCgccaagcagcggctgctggggGACGCGTCCTGCCGGGCCGTGCCCTTCTTGGAG GTCTCCTCTCTGGGGGTCACGACCTTCAGCCTCTGCGCCCTGGGCATCGACCGCTTCCACGTGGCCACCAGCACGCTGCCCAAGGCGCGCCCCGCCGAGCGGTGCCGGTCCATCCTGGCCAAGCTGGCCGTCATCTGGGTCGGCTCCATGACGCTGGCCGTGCCCGAGCTCCTGCTGTGGCAGCTGGCGCGGGAGCCCGCCCCGGGGGGCGCCGAGGACGCCTGCGTGATGCGCCCCTCGGCCGGCCTGCCCGAGTCCCTCTACTCGCTCGTCATGACCTACCAGCACGCCCGCATGTGGTGGTGCTTCGGCTGCTACTTCTGCCTGCCCGTCCTCTTCACCGTCACCTGCCAGCTGGTGACCTGGCGCGTGCGGGGCCCCCCCGGGGGGCGGAGGCCCGCGGCGTGCCCGGCGGCGGCCAAGCACGGGCAGGGCGAGAGCCAGCCCAACGCCACGGTGGTGGGGCTGGCCGCGGTGTACGCCCTGTGCACGCTGCCCGAGAACGCCTGCAACCTCGTGCGGGCCTACCTGGCCGCCGAGCTGAGCCCCCAGACCCTGGGCCTGCTGGGCCTGGTCACCCAGTTCTCCGCCTTCTTCAAGGGCGCGCTGACCCCCGTGCTGCTGCTGTGCGTGTCGCGGCCGCTGGGCCGGGCCTTCCtggactgctgctgctgctgctgcgaggCGTGCGGGGGCCCCGCGGACGCCCGGGCCGCCCCCGGCGCCGACGGCAAGCTCAAGACGGAGATGTCCTCCTCCATCTACTTCCACAAGCCCAGGGAGTCGCCCGCGCGCCTGCCCCTGGGCACGCCCTGCTGA